The following are encoded together in the Clostridium sp. BJN0013 genome:
- the pta gene encoding phosphate acetyltransferase — protein sequence MKLMEKIFDLAKSNKKKIVLAEGEEQRNIKACEEIIKNGIADIILVGSENVIKENASKLGVNLAGAEIVDPETSSKTAGYANAFYEIRKNKGVTLEKADKIVRDPIYFATMIVKLGDADGLVSGAIHTTGDLLRPGLQIVKTVPGASVVSSIFLMSVPDCEYGEDGFLLFADCAVNVYPTAEELASIAITTAETAKSLCKIEPRVAMLSFSTMGSASHELVDKVTKATKLAKEARPDLDIDGELQLDAAIVKKVADLKAPNSKVAGKANVLIFPDIQAGNIGYKLVQRFAKAEAIGPICQGFAKPINDLSRGCSVDDIVKVVAVTAVQAQS from the coding sequence ATGAAATTAATGGAAAAAATTTTTGACTTGGCTAAGTCAAATAAGAAAAAAATTGTTTTGGCGGAGGGAGAAGAACAAAGGAACATTAAAGCTTGCGAAGAAATAATAAAAAATGGTATTGCAGACATAATTCTGGTAGGAAGCGAAAATGTAATAAAAGAAAATGCATCTAAATTGGGAGTGAATTTAGCTGGAGCTGAGATAGTAGATCCTGAGACTTCAAGTAAGACAGCAGGCTATGCCAATGCTTTTTATGAAATCAGAAAGAATAAGGGAGTTACACTAGAAAAGGCAGATAAAATAGTTAGAGATCCTATATACTTTGCAACAATGATAGTAAAACTTGGAGATGCAGATGGCTTAGTTTCAGGTGCAATACATACAACAGGAGATCTCTTAAGACCTGGGCTTCAAATAGTAAAGACAGTTCCAGGTGCTTCTGTAGTTTCCAGTATATTTTTAATGAGTGTACCAGATTGTGAATATGGAGAAGATGGATTCCTGTTATTTGCTGATTGTGCTGTAAATGTATACCCTACTGCTGAAGAGTTAGCTTCAATTGCAATAACTACAGCGGAAACTGCAAAAAGTTTGTGTAAAATAGAACCAAGAGTTGCTATGCTTTCATTTTCTACTATGGGAAGTGCTAGTCATGAATTGGTAGATAAAGTTACAAAGGCAACAAAGCTTGCTAAAGAAGCTAGACCTGATTTAGATATAGATGGAGAACTTCAATTAGATGCTGCCATAGTAAAAAAAGTTGCGGACTTAAAAGCTCCTAACAGTAAAGTAGCAGGAAAAGCTAATGTACTTATATTCCCTGACATACAAGCAGGAAATATAGGATATAAGTTAGTTCAAAGATTTGCGAAAGCTGAAGCTATAGGACCTATATGCCAGGGATTTGCAAAGCCTATAAACGATTTATCAAGAGGTTGCAGTGTTGATGATATAGTAAAGGTAGTGGCTGTAACTGCAGTTCAAGCACAGAGTTAG
- a CDS encoding nucleotidyltransferase: MKITGIIVEYNPFHNGHKYHIEKTKSITNCDSIIAVISGNFVQRGAPSMVDKWNKTKMALLNGVDLVLELPVLYSLSSAEFFAYGAVSLLENLGVVENLCFGSECEDIKLLTLIGKILCEEPEELRLTLKEKLYQGMSYASARGYALKEFFCRKYPLKNNSITEILHLPNNILAIEYCKSLARLKSTINPVSIKRIGNSYNSTHINHGFSSATSIRNFLKENNSLQELEKALPYNILCILRNLSHSNYKFTFEDSLVPYLKYKNLFYGKNIKYLPDVSEGLENRIEKALKNASSYDQIINYAKTKRYTYSRISRILCQFFLGFENLDTKALRKNKCPYGRVLGFNSKGMEILKEIKQNSSIPIYTKLPKNINDTLKLDIMATKGYSLLNKNIAFNQDYISSPLIMDKI, translated from the coding sequence ATGAAAATAACTGGTATAATAGTCGAGTATAATCCTTTTCACAATGGTCATAAATATCATATTGAAAAAACAAAATCCATAACAAACTGTGATAGTATAATTGCAGTAATAAGTGGAAACTTTGTACAAAGAGGGGCCCCCTCTATGGTAGACAAATGGAACAAAACTAAAATGGCTCTTTTAAACGGAGTTGATTTAGTGTTAGAACTTCCAGTTCTCTATAGTTTATCTTCTGCAGAATTTTTTGCCTACGGAGCTGTAAGCCTTTTAGAAAATTTAGGAGTAGTAGAAAATTTGTGCTTTGGAAGTGAGTGTGAAGATATTAAACTATTAACTCTTATAGGAAAAATTCTATGTGAAGAACCAGAAGAATTGAGATTAACTTTAAAAGAAAAACTATACCAGGGTATGTCTTATGCTTCTGCACGAGGGTATGCCTTAAAAGAATTTTTTTGCCGTAAATATCCTCTTAAAAATAACAGTATAACAGAAATACTTCATTTACCTAACAATATACTGGCAATAGAATACTGTAAGAGCCTAGCAAGACTTAAAAGTACTATTAATCCTGTGTCCATAAAAAGAATCGGAAATTCATATAACAGTACACATATAAATCATGGTTTTTCAAGTGCTACCTCCATTCGCAATTTTTTAAAAGAAAATAATTCTCTACAGGAACTAGAAAAAGCTTTGCCTTATAATATATTATGTATTTTAAGGAATTTAAGTCACTCCAATTATAAATTTACTTTTGAAGATTCTCTAGTGCCTTACTTAAAATATAAAAATTTATTTTATGGAAAGAATATAAAATATTTACCTGACGTATCAGAGGGACTTGAAAATAGAATAGAAAAAGCTTTAAAAAATGCTTCTTCCTATGACCAAATTATAAATTATGCTAAAACCAAACGATATACCTACAGCCGCATAAGTAGAATTCTATGCCAATTTTTCTTAGGATTTGAAAATTTAGATACAAAAGCTTTAAGGAAAAATAAATGTCCTTATGGAAGAGTTTTAGGATTTAACAGTAAAGGTATGGAAATATTGAAAGAAATAAAACAAAATTCCTCTATACCTATATATACAAAACTTCCTAAAAATATAAATGATACATTAAAATTAGATATTATGGCCACAAAAGGCTATAGTCTTTTAAATAAAAATATAGCCTTCAATCAAGATTATATTTCAAGTCCACTTATAATGGATAAAATTTAG
- the ylbJ gene encoding sporulation integral membrane protein YlbJ: protein MEFLLYFLICAIIILLYILFKNTNLIVTIICSILIVQIIMAPKICIDGVIMGSFLFFYKVFPSLFSFLVVCNIILCYDGINIYSKLIGKILCKPLKLPISCSFVVIISILCGYPLGAKYACELYEKNIIDSFTCERLLNIASNASPIFILGSVGISMLKNSFIGYILLLSNFLSCIVMGLLLPAKKSYKNYNFEKTHTYVYENIGISIKRSIENSLTTCISIGGFIIIFSVVNNILKHNFLFDSLVYRISNIIGISKDIVEGTLLGIIEMTNGCNLISSSTASTTLKLIIISFLFTFSGICIIFQVYSFTYKFKISIKKYIIRKMFQGIICSIISFLLYNLSFHKLSTQTFLPNYKITGDLSNVFILTLILLIVPWLLFKLKHLFHIS, encoded by the coding sequence TTGGAATTTTTACTTTATTTTTTAATATGTGCAATAATAATTCTTTTATATATTTTATTTAAGAACACAAATTTAATTGTAACCATAATCTGTTCAATTTTAATAGTACAAATTATAATGGCTCCAAAAATATGTATAGATGGAGTAATTATGGGAAGTTTTTTATTCTTTTATAAAGTGTTTCCATCCCTATTTTCATTTTTAGTTGTATGTAATATAATTCTCTGTTATGATGGAATAAATATATATTCTAAATTAATAGGAAAAATCTTGTGCAAACCACTTAAACTTCCTATAAGTTGCAGCTTTGTAGTAATAATAAGTATACTCTGTGGCTATCCTTTAGGTGCCAAATACGCCTGTGAACTATATGAAAAAAACATAATAGATTCTTTTACCTGCGAAAGACTTTTAAATATAGCGTCTAATGCAAGTCCCATATTTATATTAGGTTCTGTAGGAATATCTATGCTTAAAAACTCCTTTATAGGTTATATATTATTATTGTCCAATTTTTTATCCTGTATTGTCATGGGACTTTTACTTCCTGCCAAAAAATCCTACAAAAATTATAACTTTGAGAAAACCCATACTTATGTTTATGAAAATATAGGAATATCAATAAAAAGAAGCATAGAAAATTCTCTAACAACTTGCATATCTATAGGAGGATTTATAATTATATTTTCTGTAGTTAATAATATTTTAAAACACAATTTTTTATTTGATTCCCTCGTATATAGAATTTCAAATATAATAGGGATTTCCAAAGATATAGTAGAAGGTACTTTACTTGGAATAATAGAAATGACAAATGGGTGCAATCTTATATCATCTTCTACTGCTTCCACTACTTTAAAACTTATAATTATAAGTTTTTTATTTACTTTTAGCGGTATTTGTATTATATTTCAGGTTTACTCTTTTACCTATAAATTTAAAATATCCATAAAAAAATATATAATCAGAAAAATGTTTCAGGGAATTATATGTTCTATAATAAGTTTTTTACTTTATAATTTATCTTTTCACAAATTATCTACACAAACTTTTTTACCTAACTATAAAATTACAGGAGATTTAAGTAATGTATTTATACTTACTTTAATTTTACTCATAGTACCCTGGTTATTATTTAAATTAAAACACTTATTTCATATCTCTTAA
- a CDS encoding ATPase — protein sequence MDVIKLLEYLQEIVDTSAKVPLSKKVMVNKNEISEILDRIINCLPSELKKAQWIIEEKERILTEAVQEADDIKKQNLNLLRRQIENHDITKEANIRAEEIISSAQKNAKAIRVGARDYADEMLSQLDSEILRKSNEMLSSLKLELQEFLDNLEGSINLNTESIKDNIKQLRDMK from the coding sequence ATGGATGTTATCAAACTACTGGAATATCTTCAAGAGATTGTAGATACTTCTGCCAAAGTTCCTTTAAGTAAAAAAGTTATGGTGAATAAAAATGAAATATCAGAGATATTGGACAGAATAATTAATTGTCTTCCAAGTGAATTAAAAAAAGCACAGTGGATAATAGAAGAAAAAGAGAGAATTTTAACTGAAGCTGTACAAGAAGCAGATGATATAAAAAAACAAAATTTAAATTTATTAAGACGTCAGATAGAAAATCATGATATTACAAAAGAGGCCAATATAAGAGCTGAAGAGATTATTTCATCTGCACAAAAAAATGCCAAAGCAATAAGAGTAGGTGCAAGGGACTATGCAGATGAAATGTTAAGTCAATTGGATAGTGAAATATTACGTAAAAGCAATGAAATGTTGTCAAGTTTAAAGTTAGAACTTCAAGAGTTTTTAGATAATTTAGAAGGTAGTATAAATTTAAATACTGAATCTATAAAAGATAATATAAAGCAGTTAAGAGATATGAAATAA
- the coaD gene encoding pantetheine-phosphate adenylyltransferase has product MSRAIYPGSFDPITNGHLDIIDRASKVFDELIVGVLVNPDKKGLFTVEERVELIKRVVKDMPNVKVESFSGLLIDFMKEKQSQVIVKGLRAVSDFEYECQMSLMNKKLDPNIDTVFMMASAMNSFLSSSSVKQVAMFGGCIEELVPKEVIIDIIKKFDKAYKNC; this is encoded by the coding sequence ATGAGTAGGGCAATATATCCTGGAAGTTTTGATCCTATAACCAATGGACATTTAGATATAATAGATAGGGCATCTAAAGTATTTGATGAATTAATAGTTGGAGTACTAGTCAATCCTGACAAGAAGGGATTATTTACTGTTGAAGAAAGAGTAGAATTGATAAAAAGAGTGGTAAAAGATATGCCAAATGTAAAGGTTGAAAGTTTTAGTGGACTTTTAATAGATTTTATGAAGGAAAAACAAAGTCAAGTTATAGTAAAAGGATTAAGAGCTGTATCGGATTTTGAATATGAATGTCAGATGTCTCTTATGAATAAAAAACTTGATCCTAATATAGATACGGTTTTTATGATGGCCAGTGCTATGAATTCGTTTTTAAGTTCATCTTCTGTAAAACAAGTAGCTATGTTTGGGGGATGTATAGAAGAATTGGTTCCTAAAGAAGTGATTATTGATATTATTAAAAAATTTGATAAAGCTTATAAAAATTGTTGA
- the rsmD gene encoding 16S rRNA (guanine(966)-N(2))-methyltransferase RsmD — translation MRVIGGLAKGRRLMSPKGYDTTRPTLDRVKEAMFNIIQNRIYGSCVLDVFAGTGSLGLEAISRGAKKCLLVDRDKDTFSFLKQNVESLGFGEICETINKDSYEFLRQIKRKTEIFDIIFVDPPYKKNMIPPVIEIVESKKLLCKSGIIVTKIDTGEEIYKGSNNIILADHRKYGNTTVCFYKYKED, via the coding sequence ATGAGAGTAATTGGAGGTCTTGCAAAAGGAAGAAGATTAATGTCTCCTAAAGGATATGATACTACAAGACCTACTTTAGACAGGGTAAAGGAAGCTATGTTTAACATAATACAAAATAGAATCTATGGTTCTTGCGTGTTAGATGTATTTGCAGGTACGGGAAGTTTGGGCCTTGAGGCTATAAGCAGAGGGGCTAAAAAATGTTTATTGGTTGATAGGGATAAAGATACATTTTCTTTTTTAAAACAAAATGTGGAAAGTTTGGGTTTTGGTGAAATTTGTGAAACCATAAATAAGGATTCTTATGAATTTCTTAGACAAATAAAAAGAAAAACAGAAATATTCGATATAATATTTGTTGATCCACCCTATAAAAAAAATATGATTCCACCGGTTATAGAAATAGTAGAAAGTAAAAAATTATTGTGTAAAAGTGGAATTATAGTTACTAAGATTGATACAGGTGAGGAGATATATAAAGGGAGTAATAACATAATTTTAGCAGATCATAGAAAGTACGGAAATACTACAGTGTGTTTTTATAAATACAAGGAGGACTAA
- the recG gene encoding ATP-dependent DNA helicase RecG, producing the protein MNVYDDVKSIKGVGDVTAQNLNRCCIFNILDLLLYFPRDYEVISSLNNLNKIETEKVIIDCRVKSIEKDIRTKNKKILSTVVFENESGTFQGKWFNQPYMKNKFKINKVYRIMGKIERFNGSISIMNPTLVNNEVNNKKENKIIPIYPLKSGITNNIFIKLISKVINEVDIEENLPIWIIKKYKFCNLNKAIKAIHKPSSIEELEEAKRRLKFQELFSYSLKILMLKNYHSKNREGIAFKIVPELKELKKKIPYELTKSQNKVIREILLDEKIELPMNRLLQGDVGSGKTIVAIIAIFNVVKNGYQAVFMAPTEILANQHYEECKKFLKDTGVNVQLLCGSITEKNKKIIKGDLKAGKIDIIIGTHALIEDDVEFKNIGMVVTDEQHRFGVVQRSKLINKGKHVDTLVMTATPIPRTLSLCLYGDLNISTIDELPPGRKKIHTYYTDKNSKDKVYKFAVEEIKKGRQVYVVCPLVEENNNLHLSSVKEIYNKLKEKYFKDLEIGILYGKMPSGSKEETMNKFKNGDIKAIISTTVIEVGVNVPNATVMIIENAERFGLAQLHQLRGRVGRGEYKSYCILIADIKNDFTRRRMEIMRSSNDGFFIAEEDLKIRGTGEIFGFKQHGENGLIFSNLSEDIHIFRLANLEAKKFLESKQSEDEKIKKELMDKLEKTSKIISFN; encoded by the coding sequence ATGAATGTATATGATGATGTTAAATCTATAAAGGGAGTAGGTGATGTAACTGCTCAAAATTTAAATAGATGTTGTATATTTAACATATTAGACTTGCTTTTATATTTTCCACGGGATTATGAAGTTATCTCTAGCTTGAATAATTTAAATAAAATTGAAACTGAAAAGGTCATAATAGACTGTAGAGTAAAGTCTATAGAAAAAGATATAAGAACTAAGAATAAGAAGATACTTTCTACAGTTGTATTTGAGAATGAAAGTGGAACTTTTCAAGGTAAATGGTTCAACCAGCCTTATATGAAAAACAAATTTAAGATAAATAAAGTTTATAGGATAATGGGTAAAATTGAAAGATTTAATGGAAGTATTTCTATTATGAATCCTACCTTGGTTAACAATGAGGTAAATAATAAAAAAGAGAATAAAATAATACCGATTTATCCTTTAAAATCGGGTATTACAAATAATATTTTTATAAAACTTATATCTAAGGTAATTAATGAAGTAGATATAGAAGAAAATTTACCCATTTGGATAATTAAAAAATACAAATTTTGTAATTTAAATAAAGCTATAAAGGCAATACATAAACCCAGTAGTATAGAAGAATTGGAAGAAGCGAAAAGAAGACTTAAATTTCAAGAATTGTTTTCCTATTCCTTGAAAATTTTAATGTTAAAAAATTATCATAGTAAAAATAGAGAAGGTATAGCTTTTAAAATAGTTCCAGAATTGAAAGAATTAAAGAAAAAAATACCTTATGAGCTTACTAAATCTCAAAATAAGGTTATAAGAGAAATATTATTAGATGAAAAAATAGAGTTACCTATGAATAGATTGTTACAGGGAGATGTAGGCAGCGGAAAAACTATAGTGGCTATTATAGCTATTTTTAATGTAGTAAAAAATGGATATCAGGCAGTTTTTATGGCTCCTACAGAAATACTTGCAAACCAGCATTATGAAGAATGTAAAAAGTTTTTAAAAGATACAGGAGTAAATGTACAATTACTTTGCGGGAGTATTACTGAAAAAAATAAAAAGATAATAAAGGGAGATTTAAAAGCTGGAAAGATAGATATTATAATAGGAACTCATGCCCTCATAGAAGATGATGTCGAATTTAAAAATATAGGAATGGTAGTTACAGATGAACAACATAGATTTGGAGTGGTTCAAAGGAGCAAACTTATAAATAAAGGTAAACATGTAGATACTTTAGTTATGACAGCTACACCTATTCCAAGAACTTTAAGTTTATGCTTGTATGGAGATTTAAATATATCTACTATAGATGAACTTCCTCCCGGAAGAAAAAAAATACATACTTATTATACAGATAAAAATTCAAAAGATAAGGTATATAAATTTGCAGTAGAAGAGATAAAGAAAGGTAGGCAAGTATATGTAGTATGTCCTTTAGTGGAAGAAAATAATAATTTACATTTAAGTTCTGTAAAAGAAATCTATAATAAATTGAAAGAAAAATATTTCAAAGACCTAGAGATAGGTATATTGTATGGTAAGATGCCATCTGGTTCCAAAGAAGAGACTATGAATAAATTTAAAAATGGAGATATAAAAGCTATTATATCTACAACAGTTATAGAAGTGGGTGTTAATGTGCCAAATGCTACAGTTATGATAATAGAAAATGCAGAGAGATTTGGACTGGCACAGCTTCATCAGTTGAGGGGAAGAGTTGGAAGGGGAGAATATAAATCTTATTGTATTTTAATTGCAGACATTAAAAATGATTTCACAAGGAGAAGAATGGAAATAATGAGAAGTAGCAATGATGGATTTTTTATTGCAGAAGAAGATTTAAAAATAAGAGGTACAGGAGAAATTTTTGGATTTAAACAGCATGGTGAAAATGGATTGATTTTTTCAAATTTATCAGAAGATATACATATATTTAGATTGGCCAATTTAGAAGCAAAGAAGTTTCTAGAAAGTAAACAAAGTGAGGACGAAAAAATTAAAAAGGAACTTATGGATAAATTAGAGAAAACTTCTAAAATCATAAGTTTTAATTAG
- a CDS encoding DAK2 domain-containing protein: protein MEYLSIDGQRFYNMVVNASNKLEEQKDFVNSLNVFPVPDGDTGTNMSMTLKNAVIEISNTKGKSIDNVSKELAKGALMGARGNSGVILSQIFRGISNGLQGKNQVNSSEFAVALEEGTKAAYKAVMRPTEGTILTIIRAAGDSALKSKKENITGLLQEVCDYSKKILDKTPEMLPVLRKAGVVDAGGMGLLIIFQGMYEALKEDIEEVYLKKAEDVVTQSSAKSVESEEIKYGYCTEFFIHLKNSDISSFKDKIQTIGDSIVVVKDGDVLKVHIHSNDPGEVLSQAIKLGELSKIKIDNMREQHRNILNVNGEKTPLEDINNDSEEEAYISEGSVEGKEYAFITVAAGEGIKRIFQDLGVNYVIEGGQTMNPSTEDILNCINKLNAENIFVLPNNKNIIMAANQAAELSDKVVKVIPTKTVPQGITAITAFNPEEELQKNISVMEEAISTVTTGSVTYAVRDTQIDGKDIKAGDILGLVEGKIEKVGKDIFQVCDKIISHMVKENSELISIYYGKDCNEDGVNSFVGKLEGSYDDIDIQCYSGEQPLYYFIVSVE, encoded by the coding sequence ATGGAATACTTAAGTATAGATGGACAGCGTTTTTACAATATGGTTGTAAACGCTAGTAACAAACTAGAAGAGCAAAAAGATTTTGTGAATTCTCTAAATGTATTTCCTGTACCAGATGGAGATACAGGGACCAATATGTCTATGACTCTTAAAAATGCGGTAATAGAAATATCTAATACAAAAGGTAAATCTATAGATAATGTATCTAAAGAATTAGCTAAAGGAGCCCTTATGGGGGCAAGAGGAAATTCAGGAGTAATACTTTCTCAGATATTTAGAGGCATATCTAATGGACTCCAGGGAAAAAATCAGGTGAATTCATCAGAATTTGCAGTAGCTTTAGAAGAAGGTACAAAGGCTGCATATAAGGCTGTTATGCGTCCAACAGAAGGTACTATATTAACTATTATAAGGGCTGCAGGGGATAGTGCCTTAAAATCTAAAAAGGAAAATATAACTGGACTTTTACAGGAAGTGTGTGATTATAGTAAAAAAATATTGGATAAAACTCCTGAAATGCTCCCTGTACTTAGAAAAGCAGGAGTAGTAGATGCAGGTGGCATGGGACTTTTGATTATATTTCAAGGAATGTATGAGGCTTTAAAAGAGGATATAGAGGAAGTGTATTTAAAGAAAGCTGAAGATGTAGTAACTCAATCTTCGGCTAAAAGTGTGGAATCAGAAGAAATAAAATATGGATATTGTACTGAATTTTTTATTCATCTTAAAAATTCGGATATAAGTAGTTTTAAAGATAAGATACAAACTATAGGAGATTCCATAGTAGTAGTAAAGGATGGAGATGTTCTAAAAGTTCATATTCACAGTAATGACCCAGGTGAAGTACTGTCTCAGGCAATTAAACTTGGAGAGTTGTCAAAGATAAAAATTGATAATATGAGAGAACAGCATAGAAATATTTTAAATGTGAATGGTGAAAAAACTCCACTTGAGGATATAAATAATGATAGTGAAGAGGAAGCATATATTTCTGAAGGAAGTGTTGAGGGAAAAGAATATGCTTTTATTACAGTAGCTGCAGGAGAGGGTATTAAAAGAATATTTCAGGATTTAGGAGTGAATTATGTAATAGAAGGTGGTCAGACCATGAATCCTAGTACAGAAGATATATTAAATTGTATAAATAAATTAAATGCAGAAAATATATTTGTACTGCCTAATAATAAAAATATAATTATGGCCGCCAATCAGGCTGCAGAACTTTCAGATAAAGTTGTGAAAGTAATACCTACTAAAACGGTACCCCAGGGAATTACTGCTATAACAGCTTTCAATCCTGAAGAGGAACTACAGAAAAATATAAGTGTTATGGAAGAGGCTATAAGTACTGTGACTACAGGCTCTGTCACCTATGCAGTAAGAGATACTCAAATAGATGGAAAAGATATAAAGGCAGGAGATATATTGGGACTTGTAGAAGGCAAAATAGAGAAAGTTGGAAAAGATATATTCCAAGTATGTGATAAAATTATAAGTCATATGGTAAAAGAAAACAGTGAACTTATAAGTATATATTATGGTAAGGATTGCAATGAGGATGGAGTAAATTCTTTTGTAGGGAAGCTTGAAGGCAGCTATGATGATATAGATATACAGTGTTATAGTGGGGAACAGCCCTTATATTATTTTATAGTTTCTGTTGAATAA
- a CDS encoding Asp23/Gls24 family envelope stress response protein, which produces MIGSIVGENGYIDYSEEVVANIVGLSTMECYGVVGMASKNAKDGFWELIKGENLSRGVKIRSKDNELMIELYIILEYGTKISVIANNIIQRIKYNVENYTGLKVSTITVNVQGVRV; this is translated from the coding sequence ATGATAGGTAGTATTGTTGGAGAAAATGGCTATATCGATTATTCAGAGGAAGTAGTTGCTAATATAGTTGGATTATCAACTATGGAATGCTATGGAGTAGTGGGTATGGCTTCCAAGAATGCAAAGGATGGTTTTTGGGAATTAATAAAGGGCGAAAATTTAAGCAGAGGAGTAAAAATTCGTTCTAAAGATAATGAATTAATGATAGAACTTTATATAATATTAGAATATGGAACAAAAATATCTGTAATTGCAAATAATATAATACAGAGGATAAAATATAATGTAGAAAACTACACAGGACTGAAGGTTTCAACTATTACTGTAAATGTTCAGGGTGTTAGAGTCTAG
- a CDS encoding L-lactate dehydrogenase — MRINSNKISIVGAGFVGSSTAFAIMMSGLASEIVIVDVNKAKAEGEAMDLAQGQSFVKPVSVRARDYKDTKDSNIVIITAGTAQKSGQTRLELIDKNYIIFKSIITEIVKYSSNSILLVVSNPVDILTYITYKLSGFPENRIIGSGTVLDTSRLRYMVSDELDVDIRDVHSYVMGEHGDSEIAAWSLTSINGIPLEEYYRLIHKDFSKEYQEKILNCVRKAAYEVINRKGSTYYAIALSVKRIVEALFRDENSILTTSTLLNGEYGIKGVFMGVPCIIGSSGVKSILQIPLDENESKALENSAQILKKIIEHLNI, encoded by the coding sequence ATGAGAATAAATAGTAATAAGATATCAATAGTTGGCGCTGGCTTTGTGGGCTCAAGTACGGCCTTTGCCATTATGATGTCTGGATTGGCCTCTGAGATTGTAATTGTGGATGTAAACAAAGCTAAAGCTGAAGGTGAAGCTATGGATTTAGCACAGGGTCAGTCTTTTGTGAAGCCTGTATCTGTAAGAGCAAGGGATTATAAAGATACTAAGGATTCCAACATAGTCATAATAACAGCAGGAACTGCACAAAAATCCGGCCAAACTAGACTTGAATTAATTGATAAAAACTATATTATATTTAAATCCATAATAACTGAGATTGTAAAATATAGTTCTAATTCTATACTTTTAGTTGTTTCAAATCCCGTAGATATACTTACATATATAACTTATAAACTGTCAGGATTTCCTGAAAATAGAATAATAGGCTCAGGAACAGTTCTGGATACCTCACGATTAAGGTATATGGTGAGTGATGAACTTGATGTGGATATTAGAGATGTCCATAGTTATGTAATGGGTGAACATGGAGATTCAGAAATAGCTGCATGGAGTTTGACTTCAATTAATGGTATACCTTTAGAAGAGTATTACAGGCTTATCCATAAGGATTTTAGTAAAGAATATCAAGAAAAAATATTAAACTGTGTGAGAAAAGCTGCCTATGAGGTAATAAATAGAAAAGGTTCTACCTATTATGCTATTGCACTTTCAGTAAAGAGAATTGTAGAAGCACTATTTAGAGATGAAAATTCTATATTAACAACATCCACTCTGTTAAATGGAGAATATGGAATTAAAGGAGTTTTTATGGGAGTTCCTTGTATTATTGGCTCTTCGGGAGTAAAGAGCATACTGCAAATTCCTTTAGATGAAAATGAATCTAAAGCTCTTGAAAATTCTGCACAAATATTAAAAAAAATAATAGAACATTTAAATATTTAA
- the rpmB gene encoding 50S ribosomal protein L28: protein MSKKCDICGKGVVFGVQYSHSHRQSKRTWSPNIRKIKAIVKGTPKTIHVCTRCLRSGKVQRAI, encoded by the coding sequence ATGTCCAAGAAATGTGATATATGCGGAAAAGGCGTTGTATTTGGTGTACAGTATAGTCATTCACATCGTCAATCTAAAAGAACCTGGTCTCCAAATATAAGAAAGATTAAAGCTATAGTGAAGGGAACACCAAAAACTATACATGTTTGTACAAGATGCCTTCGTTCAGGAAAGGTTCAACGTGCTATATAA